One Actinomyces respiraculi DNA window includes the following coding sequences:
- the ileS gene encoding isoleucine--tRNA ligase, with protein MAQPVPAGDSFHPRGYPLHRDGEGVTPSPSFPALEEEVLAYWKQDRTFAESIAHRPAHNADGSSNEFVFYDGPPFANGLPHYGHLLTGYVKDAVGRFQTQLGRRVERRFGWDTHGLPAELEAQRELGIEDVSEITRPGGLGIQAFNDACRTSVLRYTREWEDYVTRQARWVDFDNDYKTLNPDYMESVIWAFKSLYDKGLAYQGWRVLPYCWNDQTPLSNHELKMDDDVYQDRQDNTVTVGLRLATRLSETPAADGGDRPELALIWTTTPWTLPSNSAVAVGPTVEYSVVRVAADLDSPLAGEDVIIASDLVPAYARELGEDPEVIATHTGAELEGVAYHPIYDYYDDDAHRAEGAAPGPSAWTILLADYVTTTDGTGLVHLAPAFGEDDMLICQAYGVGTVIPVDEGGVFTSEVPDYAGTQIFDANKQIVVDLRDATGPLARRDAAVRAVLVRQQSYVHSYPHCWRCRKPLMYKAVSSWFVRVTAIRDRMVELNQQITWAPEHVKDGIFGNWLAGARDWSISRNRFWGAPIPVWVSDNPEYPRTDVYGSFAELEADFGVKVEDLHRPFIDTLVRPNPDDPTGQSMMRRIPDVLDCWFESGSMPFAQVHYPFENVDWFESHNPGDFVVEYIGQTRGWFYTLHVLATALFDRPAFTSAISHGILLGDDGAKMSKSLRNYPDVTMVFNRDGADAMRWFLLASPVVRGGNLAVTDRAIRDTVRQVLLPLWNTWYFFALYAGRAEGGAGYVTSGVDLDDASLFGARGSLAVMDRYVLARVKDLATTVGAQMCAYDITGATATIREFIDVLTNWYLRTSRTRFTSDDVAVSRPAFDTLATVLRVLAEVMAPLAPLVSEEIWRGLTGGRSVHLTDWPVLPAHVADAGLVTAMDEARAAVSATLSLRKAERLRVRQPLRTLTVATADPAGLAPFRALIGEEVNVKEVRVLDAATAGYEVHEELTLNPRAFTPEVRKMTSRLFAAVKEGEWTLTEDGDVRFDSVLLDGVPVVLEAEDSAFTLTSRIDVDDDALSAAMLPSGAFVVLDTALDEALEAEGWARDLIRLIQDERKASGLTIGEPGVVTLTVPAERQAWTGAHLSLIASETICSVQVVVGPGEPSAVVTRP; from the coding sequence ATGGCCCAGCCCGTACCCGCCGGCGACTCCTTCCACCCCCGGGGCTACCCCCTGCACCGCGACGGCGAGGGCGTGACCCCCTCGCCCTCCTTCCCCGCCCTGGAGGAGGAGGTGCTGGCCTACTGGAAGCAGGACCGCACCTTCGCCGAGTCCATCGCTCACCGTCCTGCCCACAACGCCGACGGCAGCTCCAACGAGTTCGTCTTCTACGACGGCCCGCCCTTCGCCAACGGTCTGCCCCACTACGGGCACCTGCTGACCGGCTACGTCAAGGACGCCGTCGGACGCTTCCAGACCCAGCTGGGCCGGCGCGTCGAGCGACGCTTCGGCTGGGACACCCACGGGCTGCCCGCCGAGCTCGAGGCCCAGCGCGAGCTCGGCATCGAGGACGTCAGCGAGATCACCCGGCCCGGGGGCCTGGGCATCCAGGCCTTCAACGACGCCTGCCGCACCAGCGTGCTGCGCTACACGCGCGAGTGGGAGGACTACGTCACCCGCCAGGCCCGCTGGGTCGACTTCGACAACGACTACAAGACCCTCAACCCCGACTACATGGAGTCGGTCATCTGGGCCTTCAAGAGCCTGTACGACAAGGGCCTGGCCTACCAGGGCTGGCGCGTGCTGCCCTACTGCTGGAACGACCAGACGCCCCTGAGCAACCACGAGCTCAAGATGGACGACGACGTCTACCAGGACCGCCAGGACAACACCGTCACCGTCGGCCTGCGCCTGGCCACGCGCTTGAGCGAGACCCCGGCCGCCGACGGAGGCGACCGTCCCGAGCTCGCCCTCATCTGGACCACCACCCCCTGGACGCTGCCCTCCAACTCGGCCGTCGCCGTCGGTCCCACGGTCGAATACAGCGTCGTGCGCGTGGCCGCCGACCTCGACTCCCCGCTCGCCGGCGAGGACGTCATCATCGCCAGCGACCTCGTGCCCGCCTACGCGCGTGAACTCGGCGAGGACCCCGAGGTCATTGCCACCCACACCGGAGCCGAGCTCGAGGGCGTCGCCTACCACCCGATCTACGACTATTACGACGACGACGCCCACCGGGCTGAGGGCGCCGCCCCCGGCCCCAGCGCCTGGACGATTCTGCTCGCCGACTACGTCACGACCACCGACGGCACCGGGCTGGTCCACCTGGCCCCCGCCTTCGGTGAGGACGACATGCTCATCTGCCAGGCCTACGGTGTGGGCACCGTCATCCCCGTCGACGAGGGCGGTGTCTTCACTTCCGAGGTACCCGACTACGCCGGCACCCAGATCTTCGACGCCAACAAGCAGATCGTCGTCGACCTGCGCGACGCCACCGGCCCCCTGGCCCGCCGTGATGCGGCCGTGCGCGCCGTCCTCGTGCGCCAGCAGTCCTACGTGCACAGCTACCCGCACTGCTGGCGCTGCCGCAAGCCGCTGATGTACAAGGCCGTCTCCTCCTGGTTCGTGCGCGTCACCGCCATCCGCGACCGCATGGTTGAGCTCAACCAGCAGATCACCTGGGCGCCCGAGCACGTCAAGGACGGCATCTTCGGCAACTGGCTCGCCGGCGCCCGCGACTGGTCCATCTCGCGCAACCGCTTCTGGGGCGCCCCCATCCCCGTGTGGGTCAGCGACAACCCCGAGTACCCGCGCACCGACGTCTACGGCTCCTTCGCTGAGCTCGAGGCGGACTTCGGCGTCAAGGTCGAGGACCTGCACCGCCCCTTCATCGACACCCTCGTGCGCCCCAACCCGGACGACCCCACGGGCCAGTCGATGATGCGCCGCATCCCCGACGTCCTCGACTGCTGGTTCGAGTCCGGCTCCATGCCCTTCGCCCAGGTGCACTACCCCTTCGAGAACGTCGACTGGTTCGAGTCCCACAACCCCGGCGACTTCGTCGTTGAGTACATCGGCCAGACCCGCGGCTGGTTCTACACCCTGCACGTGCTGGCCACCGCCCTGTTCGACCGGCCCGCCTTCACCTCCGCCATCTCCCACGGCATCCTCCTGGGCGATGACGGGGCCAAGATGAGCAAGTCCCTGCGCAACTACCCGGACGTCACCATGGTCTTCAACCGTGACGGCGCCGACGCCATGCGCTGGTTCCTGCTCGCCTCGCCCGTCGTGCGCGGCGGCAACCTCGCCGTCACCGACCGGGCGATCCGCGACACCGTCCGCCAGGTCCTCCTGCCCTTGTGGAACACCTGGTACTTCTTCGCGCTTTACGCCGGCCGGGCCGAGGGCGGTGCGGGCTACGTCACCTCGGGTGTCGACCTCGACGACGCCTCCCTGTTCGGTGCGCGCGGGAGCCTGGCCGTCATGGACCGCTACGTGCTGGCCCGCGTCAAGGACCTGGCGACGACGGTGGGCGCCCAGATGTGCGCCTACGACATCACCGGGGCGACCGCCACCATCCGCGAGTTCATCGACGTGCTGACCAACTGGTACCTGCGCACCTCGCGCACGCGCTTCACCAGCGACGACGTCGCCGTGTCCCGCCCGGCCTTCGACACCCTGGCCACCGTGTTGCGCGTGCTCGCCGAGGTCATGGCCCCGCTTGCCCCGCTTGTGAGCGAGGAGATCTGGCGCGGCCTGACCGGTGGACGCTCGGTGCACCTGACCGACTGGCCGGTGCTGCCCGCGCACGTGGCCGACGCCGGCCTCGTGACCGCGATGGACGAGGCCCGCGCCGCCGTCTCGGCGACGCTCAGCCTGCGCAAGGCCGAGAGGCTGCGCGTGCGCCAGCCGCTGCGCACCCTGACGGTCGCCACCGCGGACCCGGCCGGCCTGGCCCCCTTCCGCGCCCTCATCGGCGAGGAGGTCAACGTCAAGGAGGTGCGCGTCCTGGACGCCGCGACCGCCGGTTACGAGGTGCACGAGGAGCTGACTCTCAACCCGCGCGCCTTCACTCCCGAGGTCCGCAAGATGACGAGCCGGCTCTTCGCCGCCGTCAAGGAGGGGGAGTGGACCCTCACCGAGGACGGGGACGTGCGTTTCGACTCCGTGCTGCTCGACGGCGTGCCCGTGGTTCTCGAGGCCGAGGACTCGGCCTTCACCCTCACCAGCCGCATCGACGTCGACGACGACGCCCTGTCCGCCGCGATGCTGCCCTCGGGCGCCTTCGTGGTGCTCGACACGGCACTGGACGAGGCGCTTGAGGCCGAGGGTTGGGCCCGTGACCTCATCCGCCTCATCCAGGACGAGCGCAAGGCCTCCGGCCTGACGATCGGCGAGCCGGGCGTTGTGACCCTCACGGTCCCGGCGGAGCGCCAGGCCTGGACCGGGGCGCACCTGAGCCTCATCGCCTCCGAGACGATCTGCTCCGTGCAGGTCGTGGTGGGCCCGGGCGAGCCGAGCGCGGTGGTGACCCGGCCCTGA
- the dhaL gene encoding dihydroxyacetone kinase subunit DhaL, whose product MPLDASWAESWIRLSAQSVAEHREELTALDTAIGDGDHGSNLDRGMCAAVAALDDADELPTPGAVLKLTATTLISTVGGAAGPLIGTAFLRAAREADAPVLDAPGTARMVAAASEGVHARGHAETGDKTMADAWAAAARAAQAAVTRVGQSEDAPAVVLEAAALAAAEGARATEPMKARRGRASYLGERSCGYRDPGAVSTALILEAAAQTARQACEVRG is encoded by the coding sequence ATGCCTCTTGACGCCTCCTGGGCCGAGTCCTGGATCCGCCTGTCCGCACAGTCCGTCGCCGAGCACCGCGAGGAGCTCACCGCCCTCGACACCGCCATTGGCGACGGCGACCACGGCTCCAACCTCGACCGCGGCATGTGCGCCGCCGTCGCCGCCCTGGATGACGCCGACGAGCTGCCCACTCCAGGGGCCGTCCTCAAGCTCACCGCGACGACCCTCATCTCGACGGTCGGCGGGGCAGCCGGCCCTCTCATCGGCACTGCCTTCCTGCGTGCGGCCCGCGAGGCCGATGCGCCCGTGCTCGACGCGCCGGGCACCGCCCGGATGGTGGCCGCCGCTTCCGAGGGTGTCCACGCCCGCGGGCATGCCGAGACGGGGGACAAGACCATGGCGGATGCCTGGGCCGCTGCCGCTCGCGCCGCCCAGGCGGCCGTGACACGGGTGGGCCAGTCCGAGGACGCTCCCGCCGTCGTCCTCGAGGCGGCCGCGCTGGCCGCCGCCGAAGGGGCCAGGGCCACCGAGCCCATGAAGGCGCGCCGGGGACGAGCCTCCTACCTGGGTGAGCGCTCGTGCGGGTACCGCGACCCGGGGGCCGTGTCCACCGCCCTCATCCTGGAAGCCGCTGCCCAGACCGCCCGGCAGGCCTGTGAGGTGAGGGGCTGA
- a CDS encoding PfkB family carbohydrate kinase yields the protein MSSTEPGVRPERPVLVVGSAMEDVLVTVPDLPARGGHTWAQPVAQGNGGTGLNVLRATAALGCSPLSALAVGTGPRGARVTQELDALGLTLPDGAPTLLPLHPQDNGTCLTLLTPDGERTFITTPGCEMDWSAPRLAALGTALPKALAARGGQRPVVYASGFQLLAVEHHLLTWLEGLEATVVIDPGGRVSDLAADARLRERVLARADILALNEEEADALLGARCRPEALAALAAETRTDIVLRQGADGATWLPADGGRVLMEPAVAVEVVDTDGAGDAHTAGVLVGTARHLPPDRVLCLANRSAARVVAGRGPQGLPVGPRPGGSG from the coding sequence GTGAGCAGCACCGAGCCCGGGGTCCGCCCCGAGCGCCCCGTCCTCGTCGTCGGCTCCGCCATGGAGGACGTCCTCGTCACGGTCCCCGACCTGCCCGCCCGGGGCGGCCACACCTGGGCCCAGCCCGTCGCCCAGGGCAACGGCGGCACCGGCCTCAACGTCCTGCGCGCCACGGCCGCCCTGGGATGCAGCCCGCTGAGCGCCCTCGCCGTCGGAACCGGGCCCAGGGGCGCGCGCGTGACCCAGGAGCTCGACGCGCTCGGGCTCACCCTGCCCGACGGCGCCCCCACACTCCTGCCCCTTCACCCGCAGGACAACGGCACCTGCCTGACCCTGCTCACCCCCGACGGCGAACGCACCTTCATCACCACCCCCGGCTGCGAGATGGACTGGTCCGCCCCCAGGCTCGCCGCCCTCGGCACGGCCCTGCCGAAGGCACTCGCCGCCAGGGGCGGGCAGCGCCCCGTCGTCTACGCCTCCGGCTTCCAGCTCCTCGCCGTCGAACACCACCTCCTGACCTGGCTCGAGGGGCTGGAAGCAACCGTCGTCATCGACCCCGGGGGACGCGTGAGCGACCTGGCCGCCGACGCCCGCCTGCGCGAGCGGGTCCTCGCCCGCGCCGACATCCTGGCCCTCAACGAGGAGGAGGCCGACGCACTCCTCGGCGCCCGCTGCCGCCCGGAGGCGCTCGCGGCCCTGGCCGCCGAGACCCGTACCGACATCGTCCTGCGTCAAGGGGCCGACGGCGCCACCTGGCTTCCGGCCGACGGCGGCCGGGTGCTCATGGAGCCGGCTGTGGCGGTGGAGGTCGTCGACACCGACGGCGCGGGGGACGCCCACACCGCGGGTGTCCTCGTGGGCACGGCCCGGCACCTGCCGCCCGACCGGGTGCTGTGCCTGGCGAACCGGTCGGCTGCCCGCGTCGTGGCCGGGCGGGGACCCCAGGGCCTGCCGGTGGGCCCTCGGCCCGGTGGATCAGGCTAG
- the ndk gene encoding nucleoside-diphosphate kinase, with amino-acid sequence MSTTAPESTTPPAPSDRILILLKPDAVERRLTGEVLRRIEAKGYEVTALRMLTADPRTLAEHYSEHVSKPFYPSIVQYMTRGPVIAAVVEGERVVEGVRSLMGTTEPTTAAPGTIRGDLGRAWEGPAMENLVHGSDSPASAEREIAIWFPELAAAAS; translated from the coding sequence ATGAGCACCACCGCACCCGAGTCCACCACCCCGCCTGCGCCCAGCGACAGGATCCTCATCCTGCTCAAGCCCGACGCCGTCGAGCGGCGCCTGACCGGTGAGGTCCTGCGCCGCATCGAGGCCAAGGGCTACGAGGTCACCGCCCTGCGGATGTTGACGGCCGACCCCCGGACGCTGGCAGAGCACTACAGCGAGCACGTGAGCAAGCCCTTCTACCCCAGCATCGTGCAGTACATGACCCGAGGCCCGGTTATCGCGGCCGTTGTGGAGGGTGAGCGCGTGGTCGAGGGCGTGCGCTCCCTCATGGGGACGACCGAGCCGACGACCGCCGCCCCGGGAACGATCCGGGGTGACCTGGGACGCGCGTGGGAGGGACCGGCCATGGAGAACCTTGTCCACGGCTCCGACTCCCCGGCCTCGGCCGAGCGGGAGATCGCCATCTGGTTCCCCGAGCTCGCCGCTGCGGCCTCCTGA
- a CDS encoding alpha-amylase family glycosyl hydrolase yields MSNDAVSPCSHEPAWVRHAIAWHVFPLGAVGAEPLRPDGDPGNPSSPAGMVAAEHRLLRLVPWLDHLVSLGANVLQLGPVLDSMSHGYDTVDYLRVDPRLGTEEDLVTLIDEAHARGVKVMLDGVFNHTGIAHPAFARLAQEGPGCASAGMYRLSWPGGEEAWAPGTAPEYERFEGQDWLPALNHASPEVADLVAGVMEHWCERGVDGWRLDAAYAVDPVFWRSVLPRVRARFPQVYVYGEVIHGDYAGVVAASGMDAVTQYELRQAVWHSLADANFFELDWTLRRHAEMLKHVVAWTFVGNHDTTRIASVLGDRRLLGHALALLFLLPGTPAVYYGDEVGLEAVKEDRLGGDDAIRPPLPAVPWGKDAPGAPVRHLHAELIALRRRLPWLHDAVFERLHLDNRLLSVALRPREGAGAAEGAAAESVVLALSLEEHEAWLPTGGRHERLSSAHDAPLPRPERDGVVLPPLGWAVLA; encoded by the coding sequence ATGAGCAACGACGCCGTCTCCCCCTGTTCGCACGAGCCCGCTTGGGTGCGCCACGCCATCGCCTGGCACGTGTTCCCACTGGGGGCGGTGGGGGCAGAGCCCCTGCGTCCCGACGGCGACCCCGGCAACCCGTCGTCACCTGCCGGGATGGTGGCCGCTGAGCACCGTCTGCTCAGGCTCGTGCCGTGGCTGGACCACCTGGTCAGCCTGGGGGCGAACGTGCTCCAGTTGGGGCCGGTGCTGGACTCGATGTCCCACGGCTACGACACGGTGGACTACCTGCGTGTGGACCCGCGGCTGGGCACGGAGGAGGACCTGGTCACGCTCATCGACGAGGCGCACGCCCGCGGCGTCAAGGTCATGCTCGACGGCGTCTTCAACCATACGGGCATCGCCCACCCCGCCTTCGCCCGGCTGGCCCAGGAGGGGCCGGGCTGCGCCAGCGCCGGGATGTACCGGCTGAGCTGGCCGGGCGGTGAGGAGGCGTGGGCGCCGGGCACTGCCCCCGAGTACGAGCGCTTCGAGGGCCAGGATTGGCTGCCGGCCCTCAACCACGCCTCGCCCGAGGTGGCGGACCTCGTGGCCGGGGTGATGGAGCACTGGTGCGAGCGCGGGGTGGACGGCTGGCGCCTTGACGCCGCCTACGCGGTGGACCCGGTGTTCTGGCGCTCGGTGCTGCCCAGGGTGCGGGCCCGCTTCCCGCAGGTGTACGTCTACGGGGAGGTCATCCACGGCGACTATGCGGGCGTGGTGGCGGCCTCTGGGATGGACGCGGTGACGCAGTACGAGCTGCGTCAGGCGGTGTGGCACTCGCTGGCGGACGCCAACTTCTTCGAGCTGGACTGGACGCTCAGGCGGCACGCCGAGATGCTGAAGCATGTCGTGGCGTGGACCTTCGTCGGCAACCATGACACCACTCGTATTGCCTCCGTGCTGGGCGACCGGCGTCTGCTGGGCCATGCCCTGGCGCTGCTGTTCCTGCTGCCGGGCACGCCGGCGGTGTACTACGGCGATGAGGTCGGCCTGGAGGCGGTCAAGGAGGATCGTCTGGGCGGTGACGACGCGATCCGTCCGCCCCTGCCTGCGGTGCCGTGGGGTAAGGACGCTCCTGGCGCGCCCGTGCGCCACCTGCACGCCGAGCTCATTGCCCTGCGTCGGCGCCTGCCGTGGCTGCACGACGCGGTGTTCGAGCGCCTGCACCTGGACAACCGCCTGCTGTCGGTGGCGCTGCGGCCGCGGGAGGGAGCCGGCGCGGCCGAGGGCGCTGCGGCTGAGAGCGTTGTGCTGGCACTGTCGTTGGAGGAGCACGAGGCGTGGCTGCCCACGGGCGGGCGCCATGAGCGGCTGTCGAGCGCGCATGACGCGCCCCTGCCGCGCCCCGAGCGCGACGGCGTCGTCCTGCCGCCGCTGGGCTGGGCCGTCCTAGCCTGA
- a CDS encoding bifunctional folylpolyglutamate synthase/dihydrofolate synthase has protein sequence MSSAHTHDDGHTHRGAAFGIPEGATEEEIVDAVFGDGLHEGGLTALRREATGTEGVDPELLPYIQAAGAPDLSVTDVRDAEDDDAERQAAQEAEDLQALRELVAHNMIGADNLDALDALLAEVDEDDSDDWEQWESVLPDSPDEQEAHRASLLDAARGVEVSARMRQVEAEILARAPEHKVQPSLSRVEAVLDILGHPERSYRVVHVTGTNGKTSTARMTERLLAATGMRTGRFTSPHLATIRERISLDGEPISEEGFIAAWQDVEPYVRMVDERSVAQGGPRMSFFEVLTVVALAVFADHPVDVAIIEVGMGGTWDSTNVVDSDVEIITPIGLDHSAWLGGTLGEVAQNKAGIIKDGATLVTALQPEEAEEVIAAAAAEHGVVWRRELDPEEDPEAPGAGTLRVLDRTLAVGGQMVSLATSAAVYEDVFIPLHGDYQARNALLALAAAEAVFAGRALPAKVVEDGFASVTSPGRLEVLRSSPTVLVDAAHNPHGVSALVPAVEEAFGFEHLVAVLGIMADKDAEGVLSVLEPATDAVVVVPVDSPRAMDVEDLAVVAREVYGEDRVIVAEDLASGIEQAARLSEGSGAPLTASGVLVLGSVVLAAEARALFGRS, from the coding sequence ATGAGCAGCGCACACACGCACGACGACGGGCACACCCACCGCGGGGCGGCCTTCGGCATCCCCGAGGGGGCCACCGAGGAGGAGATCGTCGACGCCGTCTTCGGCGACGGCCTGCACGAGGGGGGCCTGACGGCCCTGCGCCGCGAGGCCACGGGCACCGAGGGCGTGGACCCCGAGCTCCTGCCCTACATCCAGGCCGCGGGCGCACCCGACCTGTCCGTCACCGACGTGCGCGACGCCGAGGACGACGACGCCGAGCGCCAGGCCGCACAGGAGGCTGAGGACCTTCAGGCCCTGCGCGAGCTCGTCGCCCACAACATGATCGGCGCCGACAACCTCGACGCGCTCGACGCCCTGCTCGCCGAGGTTGACGAGGACGACTCCGACGACTGGGAGCAGTGGGAGAGCGTCCTACCGGACTCGCCTGACGAGCAGGAGGCACACCGCGCCTCGCTGCTGGACGCCGCCCGTGGCGTCGAGGTCTCCGCCCGTATGCGCCAGGTTGAGGCCGAGATCCTGGCGCGTGCACCCGAGCACAAGGTCCAGCCCTCCCTGTCCCGGGTCGAGGCGGTCCTCGATATCCTCGGCCACCCCGAGCGCAGCTACCGGGTCGTCCACGTCACCGGCACCAACGGCAAGACCTCCACCGCCCGCATGACCGAGCGCCTCCTGGCTGCCACGGGCATGCGCACCGGGCGCTTCACCAGCCCCCATCTGGCCACGATCCGCGAGCGCATCAGCCTCGACGGCGAGCCCATCAGTGAGGAGGGCTTCATCGCCGCCTGGCAGGACGTCGAGCCCTATGTGCGCATGGTCGACGAGCGCTCGGTGGCCCAGGGCGGGCCCCGCATGAGCTTCTTCGAGGTCCTGACGGTCGTGGCTCTGGCCGTCTTCGCCGACCACCCGGTGGACGTCGCGATCATTGAGGTCGGCATGGGGGGCACCTGGGACTCCACGAACGTCGTCGACTCCGACGTCGAGATCATCACGCCCATCGGGCTGGACCACAGCGCCTGGCTGGGCGGCACCCTTGGCGAGGTCGCCCAGAACAAGGCCGGCATCATCAAGGACGGCGCCACGCTCGTCACCGCCCTGCAGCCGGAGGAGGCTGAGGAGGTCATTGCTGCCGCGGCCGCTGAGCACGGCGTCGTGTGGCGCCGCGAGCTCGACCCGGAGGAGGACCCCGAGGCCCCCGGTGCGGGCACGCTGCGGGTGCTCGACCGCACGCTGGCCGTCGGCGGGCAGATGGTGAGCCTGGCGACCTCCGCCGCCGTCTACGAGGACGTCTTCATCCCCCTTCACGGTGACTACCAGGCGCGCAACGCGCTGCTGGCCCTGGCGGCCGCCGAGGCCGTCTTCGCTGGCAGGGCCCTGCCCGCCAAGGTGGTCGAGGACGGTTTCGCCTCGGTCACGAGCCCGGGACGGCTGGAAGTGCTGCGCTCCTCGCCGACGGTCCTGGTTGACGCCGCCCACAACCCGCACGGGGTCAGTGCCCTCGTGCCGGCGGTCGAGGAGGCCTTCGGCTTTGAGCACCTCGTGGCCGTCTTGGGCATCATGGCGGACAAGGACGCCGAGGGCGTGCTGTCCGTGCTCGAGCCGGCGACGGATGCGGTGGTGGTCGTCCCGGTCGACTCCCCGCGGGCGATGGACGTCGAGGACCTGGCGGTGGTGGCGCGGGAGGTCTACGGCGAAGACCGGGTGATCGTCGCGGAGGACCTGGCCTCCGGCATCGAGCAGGCGGCCAGGCTCTCGGAGGGCTCCGGGGCGCCCCTGACGGCCTCCGGGGTGCTTGTGCTGGGCTCGGTGGTGCTTGCCGCTGAGGCGCGCGCGCTCTTCGGCCGGTCCTGA
- the proC gene encoding pyrroline-5-carboxylate reductase — protein MAGAIVRGAVAAGLTQGQGAARLLVTSPHGSAAALAGELAGQGVEHVAQAQDLVHASDVVVLGVKPTIVPVVFEQLREELAERRALVVSLAAGLTLARLEEMLPEGARVVRAMPNVAAAVGASMTALAASSRASEEDLALVEGLMAAVGRTARIAEKDFSAFVGLAGSSPAFVFTFIEALARAGVLAGIPKAQAVDIVTQAVLGSALTVQADAGAEDGRTPTDLVDAVCSPGGTTVAGLVAMERAGFSNAVIEGVRATVARDHELGA, from the coding sequence ATGGCGGGCGCGATCGTGCGCGGGGCGGTGGCCGCGGGCCTGACCCAGGGCCAGGGCGCCGCCCGCCTGCTGGTGACGAGCCCGCACGGCTCGGCCGCCGCCCTGGCGGGGGAGCTGGCCGGGCAGGGGGTCGAGCATGTGGCGCAGGCCCAGGACCTCGTGCACGCCAGCGACGTCGTGGTCCTGGGGGTCAAGCCGACCATCGTGCCGGTGGTGTTCGAGCAGCTGCGTGAGGAGCTGGCCGAGCGCCGTGCGCTGGTCGTGTCCCTGGCGGCGGGCCTGACCCTTGCCCGTCTGGAGGAGATGCTGCCCGAGGGTGCGCGCGTGGTGCGGGCGATGCCGAACGTGGCGGCGGCCGTGGGGGCGTCGATGACGGCGCTGGCGGCGAGTTCGCGGGCGAGCGAGGAGGACCTGGCCCTCGTCGAGGGGCTCATGGCTGCGGTGGGACGCACCGCCCGGATCGCGGAGAAGGACTTCTCGGCCTTCGTGGGGCTGGCGGGCTCCTCTCCCGCCTTCGTCTTCACCTTCATTGAGGCCCTGGCCCGGGCGGGGGTCCTGGCGGGCATCCCCAAGGCGCAGGCGGTGGACATCGTGACCCAGGCGGTGCTCGGCTCGGCACTGACCGTGCAGGCGGACGCAGGGGCCGAGGACGGCCGCACGCCGACGGACCTGGTGGACGCCGTGTGCTCGCCGGGCGGCACGACGGTCGCCGGGCTGGTGGCCATGGAGCGGGCCGGGTTCTCCAACGCAGTCATCGAGGGTGTCAGGGCGACGGTGGCGCGCGACCACGAGCTCGGGGCCTGA
- a CDS encoding SDR family NAD(P)-dependent oxidoreductase codes for MSSRATAHVSRRAVVTGASTGIGAATVRLLRAHGWDVVATARRTERLTALADETGCQWVAADLQVAQDVERLAATVLADGPVDAVVNNAGGAIGLDPVAVGDPADWLTMYERNVLAALRVSQAFLPGMRERGGDLLFLTSVAAHDAYPGGGGYVAAKHAERIIANTLRQELVGEPVRVIEIAPGIVATEEFSLNRFGGDKAKADAVYAGIDPLTAEDIAECLVWALERPAHVNIDSMIVRPRAQATNTLVARR; via the coding sequence ATGAGTTCACGTGCCACTGCCCATGTCTCTCGTCGTGCCGTCGTCACCGGAGCCTCCACCGGGATCGGCGCCGCCACCGTCCGTCTTCTGCGCGCCCACGGGTGGGATGTGGTCGCCACAGCCCGGCGGACCGAGCGTCTGACGGCCCTGGCTGACGAGACGGGCTGCCAGTGGGTTGCCGCCGATCTTCAGGTCGCGCAGGACGTCGAGCGCCTGGCCGCCACCGTCCTGGCCGACGGGCCCGTTGACGCCGTCGTCAACAACGCCGGCGGGGCCATTGGCCTCGACCCGGTGGCCGTCGGCGACCCGGCCGACTGGCTGACGATGTACGAGCGCAACGTCCTGGCCGCCCTGCGCGTGAGCCAGGCCTTCCTGCCCGGCATGCGCGAGCGCGGCGGCGACCTGCTGTTCCTCACCTCCGTGGCCGCCCACGACGCCTACCCCGGCGGAGGCGGCTACGTGGCCGCCAAGCACGCAGAGCGGATCATCGCCAACACTCTGCGCCAGGAGCTCGTCGGCGAGCCGGTGCGCGTCATCGAGATCGCCCCCGGGATCGTGGCCACCGAGGAGTTCTCCCTCAACCGCTTCGGGGGCGACAAGGCGAAGGCCGACGCCGTCTACGCAGGCATCGACCCGCTGACGGCCGAGGACATCGCCGAGTGCCTCGTGTGGGCGCTTGAGCGGCCCGCGCACGTCAACATCGACTCGATGATCGTGCGCCCGCGCGCCCAGGCCACCAACACCCTCGTCGCCCGTCGCTGA